A window from Hoeflea sp. IMCC20628 encodes these proteins:
- a CDS encoding SDR family NAD(P)-dependent oxidoreductase, whose translation MTTGAASHVVVTGGASGIGGATVLALIDDGATVTILDASDDAVARSEERLEGEDVLALVCDVTDEDEVAECLSQAVDAFGPITGLVNCAGIARDIPAEKTSAEIFRQILDVNLTGSFIMCRATLEQMGDTLAIVNLASASGIRANAGRVAYGASKAGVIMMSQVLANEWGASGVRVNVVAPGPVDSPLISQLHTMEDRKRWTSKIPLRRYGRPEEIADAILFLLSPQASYINGQVLTVDGGFSSSGIIAGQ comes from the coding sequence GTGACCACCGGTGCAGCCAGTCACGTTGTGGTCACCGGCGGTGCGTCGGGCATAGGCGGGGCAACGGTGCTGGCGCTGATCGATGACGGCGCCACCGTTACCATCCTTGATGCGAGCGACGATGCCGTGGCCCGCTCGGAGGAAAGGCTTGAAGGCGAGGATGTGCTGGCGCTGGTCTGTGATGTCACCGACGAGGACGAGGTGGCCGAGTGCCTCTCACAGGCCGTTGACGCCTTCGGCCCGATCACCGGTCTGGTCAATTGCGCCGGCATTGCCCGCGATATTCCGGCTGAAAAAACCAGCGCCGAGATCTTCCGCCAGATCCTCGACGTCAATCTCACCGGCAGCTTCATTATGTGCCGCGCGACGCTCGAGCAGATGGGCGACACGCTGGCCATCGTCAATCTCGCATCCGCATCGGGTATCCGGGCCAATGCCGGTCGTGTCGCCTATGGCGCGTCCAAGGCGGGCGTCATCATGATGAGCCAGGTTCTGGCCAATGAATGGGGCGCCAGCGGCGTCCGCGTCAACGTCGTCGCTCCGGGCCCGGTCGACAGCCCGCTGATTTCACAGCTGCACACGATGGAAGACCGCAAGCGCTGGACCAGCAAGATCCCGCTTCGCCGCTACGGCCGACCGGAAGAGATCGCCGACGCCATCCTGTTCCTGCTCTCCCCCCAGGCCAGCTACATTAACGGCCAAGTGCTGACCGTCGATGGCGGGTTTTCGTCATCTGGGATTATTGCAGGTCAGTGA
- a CDS encoding acetyl-CoA acetyltransferase: MTACIIGWAHTPFGKHTDETVESLVTRVAREALEHAGLEAGDIDEIYLGHFNAGFSAQDFTASLVLQADDGFRFKPTTRVENACATGSAAVHQGIKAIRAGSARRVLVVGVEQMTTTPGPQIGANLLKASYLPEDGETPAGFAGVFGKIADGYFQKYGDQSDGLAAIAAKNHKNGVENPWAQMRKDLGFEFCRTESDKNPFVAGPLKRTDCSLVSDGAAAIVLADVSTAMQAPRAVLFRAAEHVQDFLPMSKRDILAFEGCALGWKRAFANSGTSLDDLSFVETHDCFTIAELIEYEAMGLAKPGQGGYFAMSGETQKDGRLPVNPSGGLKAKGHPIGATGVSMHALTAMQLTGEAGGIQIKDAELGGIFNMGGAAVANYVSILERIR; encoded by the coding sequence ATGACCGCTTGCATCATCGGCTGGGCCCATACGCCCTTTGGCAAACACACCGACGAAACAGTTGAAAGCCTGGTCACCAGAGTGGCGCGCGAGGCGCTTGAGCATGCCGGGCTTGAAGCCGGCGATATTGATGAAATCTATCTCGGTCACTTCAACGCAGGCTTTTCGGCGCAGGATTTTACCGCCAGCCTGGTGCTGCAGGCCGATGATGGCTTCCGTTTCAAACCGACAACTCGCGTGGAAAACGCCTGCGCCACCGGCTCCGCAGCTGTCCATCAGGGCATCAAGGCCATTCGCGCAGGTAGCGCGCGCCGGGTGCTGGTGGTCGGCGTCGAACAGATGACCACGACGCCTGGACCGCAGATCGGCGCCAATTTGCTCAAGGCCTCCTATCTGCCCGAGGATGGTGAAACGCCCGCAGGCTTCGCCGGCGTGTTCGGCAAGATCGCCGATGGCTATTTCCAGAAATATGGCGACCAGTCAGACGGCCTCGCAGCCATTGCCGCCAAGAACCACAAGAACGGGGTCGAAAATCCCTGGGCGCAGATGCGCAAGGATCTCGGCTTTGAATTCTGCCGCACCGAGAGCGACAAGAATCCGTTCGTCGCCGGCCCGCTCAAGCGCACCGACTGCTCGCTGGTCTCCGACGGTGCCGCAGCCATCGTTCTCGCCGATGTCTCGACCGCCATGCAGGCACCACGCGCCGTTCTGTTCCGCGCCGCCGAGCATGTGCAGGACTTTTTGCCGATGTCCAAGCGCGACATTCTCGCCTTTGAGGGCTGCGCGCTCGGCTGGAAGCGGGCTTTCGCCAATTCCGGTACCTCGCTGGATGATCTCTCCTTTGTCGAAACCCACGACTGCTTCACCATTGCCGAACTGATCGAGTATGAAGCCATGGGTCTGGCCAAGCCGGGGCAGGGCGGCTATTTTGCCATGAGCGGCGAAACCCAGAAGGATGGCCGCCTGCCGGTCAATCCATCCGGCGGCTTGAAAGCCAAGGGCCACCCGATCGGCGCCACCGGCGTGTCGATGCATGCGCTCACCGCCATGCAACTGACCGGTGAGGCCGGCGGTATCCAGATCAAGGACGCTGAACTCGGCGGCATCTTCAATATGGGCGGCGCAGCGGTCGCCAATTACGTCTCCATCCTCGAGCGCATCCGGTGA
- a CDS encoding pyridoxal-dependent decarboxylase, whose amino-acid sequence MDYETLDPEDWAQTQKLAHALVDSAIDYTKNVRDRPVWRDMPGDIRDRFLTDVPKTATPLADILRDVDDTVMAYPMGNTHPRFWAWYMGTSNFTGAMADFIAAVQGSNLGGGNHAAALMDQQVVQWLRQMIGMPEGASGTLVSGGSVANLIGLTVARNTKAGIDIREEGLMALPAPLRFYGSDQMHSCHQQAMETLGLGNKALFRIRTGGDMTMDLEALKFAVADDRANGVVPACVIATAGTVNTGAIDNLAAIADFCHEQDIWLHVDGCIGALVAIAPENRWRVEGIERADSIALDPHKWLHAPFEVGCALIRSRTAHLSTFSLTPEYLKTANRGLAAAQWLHDFGIQTSRGFRALKVWMSLREHGVEKFGRLIDQDIAKGAHLSRLVEEAENLHLMFPTSINIVCFRYDPGGLDEAELKALNIEIMLRLQENGIAVLSDTTVHGQHCLRAAINNHRTANQDLQLVVREVQNLAAIVLKDTAGS is encoded by the coding sequence ATGGACTATGAGACACTCGATCCCGAAGACTGGGCGCAAACCCAAAAACTGGCTCATGCCCTGGTCGACAGCGCGATTGATTACACAAAAAATGTAAGAGACCGGCCAGTCTGGCGCGACATGCCCGGTGATATCAGGGATCGGTTCCTCACCGATGTTCCCAAGACCGCGACGCCTTTGGCAGACATCCTGCGCGATGTCGATGACACTGTGATGGCCTATCCAATGGGCAACACGCATCCACGCTTTTGGGCGTGGTACATGGGAACCAGCAATTTCACCGGCGCCATGGCTGATTTCATTGCTGCTGTCCAAGGCTCCAACCTTGGCGGTGGTAACCACGCGGCGGCGTTGATGGACCAGCAGGTCGTCCAGTGGCTTCGTCAAATGATTGGCATGCCGGAAGGAGCAAGCGGCACACTGGTCAGCGGCGGCTCGGTCGCCAACTTGATCGGCTTGACTGTAGCCAGAAACACAAAGGCCGGAATCGATATCCGTGAAGAAGGCCTGATGGCGCTGCCTGCACCTTTGCGTTTTTATGGCTCTGACCAGATGCACAGCTGTCACCAACAGGCGATGGAGACGCTTGGGCTGGGGAACAAAGCCCTGTTCCGGATCCGAACAGGCGGCGATATGACAATGGATCTGGAAGCGCTGAAATTTGCCGTGGCCGATGACCGGGCGAACGGCGTAGTACCAGCCTGCGTGATCGCTACCGCCGGGACGGTCAATACAGGCGCAATCGACAACCTCGCGGCAATCGCCGATTTTTGCCATGAGCAGGACATCTGGCTTCATGTTGATGGTTGTATTGGCGCGCTTGTTGCCATCGCTCCGGAAAATCGCTGGCGGGTTGAAGGCATTGAACGCGCTGATTCAATCGCCCTTGATCCACACAAATGGTTGCATGCGCCATTTGAAGTTGGCTGTGCGCTCATTCGCTCAAGGACAGCGCATTTGTCCACGTTCTCGCTCACGCCTGAATATTTGAAGACCGCAAACCGGGGTTTGGCGGCGGCGCAATGGCTTCATGATTTCGGCATTCAGACATCGCGCGGGTTTCGTGCGCTCAAGGTCTGGATGTCGCTTCGCGAACACGGTGTCGAGAAATTCGGACGGCTGATAGATCAGGATATCGCCAAAGGCGCCCACCTGTCGCGTTTGGTGGAGGAAGCGGAAAATCTTCATCTGATGTTTCCGACCAGCATCAACATTGTCTGCTTTCGCTACGATCCTGGCGGGTTGGATGAAGCGGAGCTGAAAGCTTTGAACATCGAAATCATGCTGCGCCTGCAAGAGAATGGAATTGCAGTGCTGTCAGATACGACTGTTCACGGCCAACATTGTCTGCGCGCAGCGATCAACAATCACCGAACGGCAAACCAGGATCTGCAGTTGGTGGTTCGGGAGGTGCAAAACCTTGCAGCGATTGTCCTCAAGGACACCGCCGGTAGCTGA
- the betC gene encoding choline-sulfatase: MIDSRTGAARPNILIIMVDQLNGTLFPDGPADFLQAPNLKKLAARSVRFAKNYTASPLCAPGRASFMSGQLPRRTRVYDNAAEYASDIPTYAHHLRRAGYYTCLSGKMHFVGPDQMHGFEERLTTDIYPADFGWTPDYRKPGERIDWWYHNLGSVTGAGVAETSNQMEYDDEVAFFATQKLHQLSRSSDDASARPWALTVSFTHPHDPYVARKRYWDLYEDCAELTPRVPPIPYAEMDQHSQRLYNANDSERFDITEDNVRRSRQAYFANISYLDDKIGGILATLEATRMADNTIVVFCSDHGDMLGERGMWFKMSFFDGSARVPLMIAVPGADGRLIEEPTSNLDITPTLADLAGVSMEDVAPWTDGESLTPVMAGETRTAPVLMEYAAEGSETPLVAIRDGRYKFIHCELDAPQLFDLDADPDELVNLAEDPAHAERVATYMIKVRSKWDMARYDAEVRESQARRWVVYEALRNGNYYPWDFQPLQKASERYMRNHMDLNVLEDSKRFPRGE, encoded by the coding sequence ATGATCGACAGTCGCACCGGGGCTGCTCGTCCCAACATTCTCATTATCATGGTCGATCAGCTCAACGGCACCCTGTTCCCCGATGGCCCGGCGGACTTTCTACAAGCGCCAAACCTGAAGAAGCTTGCTGCGCGTTCAGTGCGGTTTGCAAAGAACTACACCGCCTCGCCGCTCTGCGCGCCGGGACGGGCGTCGTTCATGTCGGGGCAATTGCCGCGTCGGACACGGGTCTATGACAACGCTGCCGAATATGCCTCTGACATTCCAACCTATGCGCACCATCTGCGCCGCGCGGGCTACTACACCTGCCTGTCGGGCAAGATGCACTTTGTCGGGCCTGACCAGATGCACGGCTTTGAAGAACGGCTGACCACCGACATCTACCCTGCCGATTTTGGCTGGACGCCGGATTACCGCAAGCCCGGCGAGCGGATCGACTGGTGGTATCACAATCTCGGTTCTGTCACCGGTGCGGGCGTGGCGGAAACCTCGAACCAGATGGAATATGATGACGAGGTGGCGTTCTTCGCCACCCAGAAGCTGCACCAGTTGTCGCGCAGCAGCGATGATGCTTCGGCACGGCCATGGGCGCTCACCGTTTCCTTCACCCACCCGCATGATCCTTACGTGGCGCGGAAAAGATACTGGGACCTGTACGAGGATTGCGCTGAACTGACGCCGCGGGTGCCGCCGATCCCTTATGCGGAGATGGATCAGCATTCGCAGCGGCTTTACAATGCCAATGACTCAGAACGCTTTGACATTACCGAGGACAATGTCCGTCGCTCGCGGCAGGCCTATTTTGCCAACATCTCCTATCTCGATGACAAGATCGGTGGCATTCTCGCGACGCTCGAAGCCACCCGGATGGCGGACAACACCATCGTGGTGTTCTGCTCCGACCATGGCGACATGCTGGGCGAACGCGGCATGTGGTTCAAGATGAGCTTCTTTGATGGCTCGGCGCGTGTGCCGCTGATGATTGCGGTTCCGGGCGCCGATGGCCGACTGATTGAGGAACCAACCTCCAATCTCGACATCACCCCGACACTTGCCGACCTTGCTGGCGTCTCAATGGAAGACGTCGCACCGTGGACCGATGGCGAAAGCCTGACGCCGGTGATGGCGGGCGAAACCCGGACAGCGCCGGTGCTGATGGAATATGCGGCGGAAGGTTCGGAAACCCCCTTGGTGGCAATCCGCGACGGCCGTTACAAGTTCATCCATTGCGAACTTGATGCACCGCAACTGTTCGATCTCGATGCCGATCCCGACGAACTCGTCAATCTGGCGGAGGATCCCGCCCATGCGGAGCGGGTCGCGACCTACATGATCAAGGTCCGGTCGAAATGGGACATGGCGCGCTACGATGCCGAGGTGCGCGAAAGCCAGGCACGGCGCTGGGTGGTTTATGAGGCGCTGAGGAACGGCAACTACTACCCCTGGGATTTTCAGCCTTTGCAGAAGGCCTCGGAGCGCTACATGCGCAACCATATGGACCTCAACGTGCTTGAGGACTCCAAACGCTTTCCGAGAGGAGAATGA
- a CDS encoding L,D-transpeptidase: MITRRLFLGAAPLAVLSGCTTFGSSNDISSKPAIEPAPRVMPAAYGAVLDEPYPIPAVPNGIVPERFWRQQVVNPFPNEAPGTLIVDPNAFYLHLVEGRGNAMRYGIGVGRQGFSWAGDAVVQYRRKWPRWKAPDDMVARNPELTPYSVANGGMEPGPNNPLGARALYLFQNGKDTLYRIHGNPEANSIGKAVSSGCIRMLNQDIIDLHARVRDGSKVIVRPSVMPGGMV; encoded by the coding sequence ATGATAACCCGACGCCTTTTTCTGGGCGCAGCTCCGCTGGCTGTGCTTTCCGGCTGCACCACATTTGGCAGCAGCAATGACATCAGTTCCAAGCCCGCAATCGAACCGGCACCCAGGGTGATGCCGGCCGCCTATGGCGCTGTGCTTGACGAACCCTATCCGATCCCCGCAGTCCCCAACGGCATCGTGCCCGAACGTTTCTGGCGCCAGCAGGTGGTCAATCCGTTCCCCAACGAAGCACCGGGAACACTCATCGTCGATCCGAACGCGTTCTACCTGCATCTGGTGGAAGGTCGCGGCAACGCCATGCGCTATGGCATTGGTGTCGGCCGCCAGGGATTTTCCTGGGCCGGCGACGCTGTGGTTCAGTACCGGCGCAAATGGCCACGCTGGAAGGCGCCCGACGACATGGTGGCGCGCAATCCCGAGCTGACGCCCTACTCTGTCGCCAATGGCGGGATGGAGCCGGGGCCCAACAATCCGCTCGGCGCCCGCGCCCTCTATCTGTTCCAGAACGGCAAGGACACGCTGTACCGGATTCACGGCAATCCGGAAGCCAATTCCATCGGCAAAGCCGTGTCGTCGGGATGCATCCGGATGCTCAATCAGGATATCATTGATCTGCATGCGCGGGTTCGCGACGGATCGAAAGTGATTGTCCGACCCTCTGTGATGCCGGGGGGCATGGTCTGA
- the betI gene encoding transcriptional regulator BetI — MPKIGMEPIRRKALTDAAIEAIGARGTMDVTMSDIAGRAGVSPALAHHYFGSKDQLIIESVRAMLRELRRDAEQALTKARSHRARISAVIAVSFSDKQFSDEVVAAWLAFYVDAQRAPEIRRLLSIYARRLHSNLLSGLSPLAGESDAERIAEGAAAMIDGLYIRKALGTGPARYDAVALVEDHIETQLLEIRRRTL; from the coding sequence ATGCCAAAAATCGGCATGGAACCAATCCGCCGCAAGGCGCTGACCGACGCTGCCATCGAGGCCATCGGTGCGCGCGGTACAATGGATGTGACAATGTCCGACATCGCCGGACGAGCCGGCGTCTCGCCGGCGCTGGCGCATCACTATTTCGGGTCCAAGGATCAGTTGATCATCGAATCTGTTCGCGCGATGCTGCGCGAGTTGAGACGCGATGCGGAACAGGCACTGACAAAAGCCAGATCCCACCGCGCCCGGATCTCGGCGGTCATTGCCGTGAGTTTTTCCGACAAGCAGTTTTCCGACGAGGTCGTGGCCGCCTGGCTGGCGTTTTACGTTGATGCCCAGCGGGCGCCTGAAATCCGGCGGCTGCTGTCTATCTATGCCCGACGGCTGCATTCCAACCTGTTGAGCGGATTGAGCCCGCTGGCCGGAGAAAGCGACGCCGAGCGCATCGCCGAAGGAGCGGCTGCGATGATTGACGGGCTCTACATCCGCAAGGCGCTAGGCACCGGGCCGGCTCGATATGATGCAGTGGCTCTGGTTGAGGATCACATCGAGACACAATTGCTGGAAATTCGCCGGAGGACCTTATGA